The region ACCTGGAGCGCATGGAGACGGTCCTGGAGGACCCGTACATCCTCATCGCGAACCAGAAGATCTCCAACAACAACGAGTTCCTCCCCATCGTGGAGAAGGTGCTCCAGGCCGGCCGTCCGCTGGTCGTCATCGCGGAGGACGTCGAGCAGGGCGCGCTGCAGACCCTGGTCGTCAACAAGATCCGCGGCACCTTCAAGTCCGTCGCCGTCAAGGCCCCGGGCTTCGGTGACCGCCGCAAGGCCCAGCTCGGCGACATCGCCGTGCTGACCGGCGGCCAGGTCATCACCGAGGAGGTCGGCCTCAAGCTGGAGAACACCGAGCTCGACATGCTCGGCCGCGCCCGCAAGATCGTCGTCACCAAGGACGAGACCACCATCGTCGACGGTGCCGGCGACGCCACCGCCATCGCCGGTCGCGTCAACGAGATCCGCAACGAGATCGAGCGCACCGACTCCGACTACGACCGCGAGAAGCTCCAGGAGCGCCTCGCCCGCCTGGCCGGCGGCGTCGCGGTCATCAAGGCCGGTGCCGCCACCGAGGTGGAGCTCAAGGAGCGCAAGCACCGCATCGAGGACGCCGTCCGCAACGCCAAGGCCGCGGTCGAGGAGGGCATCCTCCCCGGCGGTGGTGTGGCGCTGCTGCAGGCCAGCGTCCCGGCGTTCGAGAAGCTGGAGCTGGAGGGCGACGAGGCCATCGGTGCCGACATCGTCCGCCGCGCCATCGCCGAGCCGCTGAAGCAGATCGCCGTGAACGCCGGCCTCGAGGGCGGCGTTGTGGCGGACAAGGTCCGCAACCTGGAGCCCGGGTTCGGCCTCAACGCCGCCACCGGTGAGTACACCGACCTGTTCAAGGACGGCGTCATCGACCCGACCAAGGTCACCCGTTCCGCTCTGCAGAACGCGGCCTCCATCGCCGGTCTGTTCCTGACCACCGAGGCCGTCATCGCCGAGAAGCCGGAGAAGGCGGCCCCCGCGGCCGACCCGACCGGCGGCATGGGCGGCATGGACTTCTAGTCCCCAGGAGTTCGGGGTCGGGATACGCGACCTCAACCCGCGACGACCGGGCGGCCCCCTCGGGGCCGCCCGGTTCCGCTTTCCGGGCACCCGTTCGCGGACACCCGGTCCCGGGAGGCGTCAGTCCCAGGAGATGAGCGAGAGGTCGACCGCCGCGCGCACCGCCGCGGTGCGGGTCTCCACGCCGAGCTTGGCGTAGATGCGCTGAAGGTGGGTCTTGACCGTCGCCTCGGTGACGAACAGGGTCCGGGCGATCTCCCGGTTGCCCGCCCCCTTCGCCAGCAGGCGCAGGATCTCCAGTTCGCGCGGGGTCACCGCGGGCCGCGGGTCGCGCACCCGCCGCACCAGCCGGGCCGCCACGTGCGGCGACAGCACCGTCTCCCCGCGGGCCGCCGCCCGCACCGCCTCGAAGAGCCGCTCCGGCGGGCTGTCCTTGAGCAGGTACCCGGAGGCGCCCGCGTCCAGCGCCCGCATGATGTCCCCGTCGTTCTCGTAGGTGGTGAGTACCAGCACCCGCGGAGGGGCGGGCAGCGCCAGCACCCGCTCGGTCACGGCCACGCCGTCCAGGCCGCCCTCCAGGCGCAGGTCCATCAGCACCACGTTGGGCGAGCGCAGCCCGATCAGGCGCACCGCGTCGGTCCCGTCGGCGGCCTCGCCGACGATCTCGATGTCCTCCTCGCCCTCGAACAGGGCGGCCAGCCCCGCCCGCACGATCGGGTGGTCGTCCACCAGGAACAGTTTCACGCGTCCTCCCGTACGGGGATCGAGACCGACAGCCCGGTGCCCTCGCCGGGCGCGCTCTCCACGGTCACCTCGCCGCCCAGCCCGGCCACCCGGGCGCGCACCGCCTCCAGGCCGAACCCGCGCCCGCCGCCCGGCCCCGGGGCGCCGGGGTCGAATCCGCGCCCGTCGTCGCGCACGTCCAGGGTGACCCGGTCGCCGATCCGGGCCAGGGACACCGCCGCCCGGTCCGCCCCCGAATGCTCGCGCACGTTGGCCAGAGCCCCCTGGGCGACCCGCAGCAGCGCGGCCTCCACCTCGCCCGGCAGGCCGTCCAGCTCGCCGTCGCAGGTCAGGGCGGCCTCGATCCCGGTCTCCTCGGACAGCGACCGGCACAGGTCCGCCAGCGCCCGGCGCAGCGTGCCCCGGCTCAGCGGGGCGGGCGCGCCGCCCTGCACGAAGGCCCGCGCCTCCGCCAGGTTCTCGTGCACCCCCTCGGCGGCCCGGCGCACCAGGTGGCGGGACCGCTCCGGGTCCGACTCCCACGACAGGTCGGCGGCGCGCAGCAGCATCCCGGTGCTGGACAGGCCCTGGGCCACGGTGTCGTGGATCTCCCGCGCCAGCCGCTCCCGCTCCTCCAGCACCCCGGTGCGGCGGTGGGACTCGGCCAGGGCGTCCCGGGCGCGCAGCAGGTCGGCGATGACCCGCTTGCGGCGGTCGCCCTCCCGGCGCAGCTCCACCACGGTGCCGACCACCATCGCCGCCAGCGCG is a window of Nocardiopsis changdeensis DNA encoding:
- the groL gene encoding chaperonin GroEL (60 kDa chaperone family; promotes refolding of misfolded polypeptides especially under stressful conditions; forms two stacked rings of heptamers to form a barrel-shaped 14mer; ends can be capped by GroES; misfolded proteins enter the barrel where they are refolded when GroES binds) gives rise to the protein MAAKLIAFDEEARRGLERGMNQLADAVKVTLGPKGRNVVLEKKWGAPTITNDGVSIAKEIELEDPWEKIGAELVKEVAKKTDDVAGDGTTTATVLAQALVREGLRNVAAGANPISLKRGIEAAVSRISEELGNLSKEIETKEQIASTASISAGDTQIGETIAEAMDKVGKEGVITVEEGQTFGLELELAEGMRFDKGYISPYFATDLERMETVLEDPYILIANQKISNNNEFLPIVEKVLQAGRPLVVIAEDVEQGALQTLVVNKIRGTFKSVAVKAPGFGDRRKAQLGDIAVLTGGQVITEEVGLKLENTELDMLGRARKIVVTKDETTIVDGAGDATAIAGRVNEIRNEIERTDSDYDREKLQERLARLAGGVAVIKAGAATEVELKERKHRIEDAVRNAKAAVEEGILPGGGVALLQASVPAFEKLELEGDEAIGADIVRRAIAEPLKQIAVNAGLEGGVVADKVRNLEPGFGLNAATGEYTDLFKDGVIDPTKVTRSALQNAASIAGLFLTTEAVIAEKPEKAAPAADPTGGMGGMDF
- a CDS encoding response regulator, translated to MKLFLVDDHPIVRAGLAALFEGEEDIEIVGEAADGTDAVRLIGLRSPNVVLMDLRLEGGLDGVAVTERVLALPAPPRVLVLTTYENDGDIMRALDAGASGYLLKDSPPERLFEAVRAAARGETVLSPHVAARLVRRVRDPRPAVTPRELEILRLLAKGAGNREIARTLFVTEATVKTHLQRIYAKLGVETRTAAVRAAVDLSLISWD
- a CDS encoding sensor histidine kinase, which encodes MGTRTRDDGLGGPLLNAVMHVGFLVLLAASAVRLLIRHELDEGTVAALELAAVVGLLYSAGVLLWNRAPRPVLFGWLAGVIVCWVALVWAAPSFGFAGIPLLFVALRLLPVAAVVAVAAVLTAATAAAWGVLTGFGDPMAFVVPPALAAMVVGTVVELRREGDRRKRVIADLLRARDALAESHRRTGVLEERERLAREIHDTVAQGLSSTGMLLRAADLSWESDPERSRHLVRRAAEGVHENLAEARAFVQGGAPAPLSRGTLRRALADLCRSLSEETGIEAALTCDGELDGLPGEVEAALLRVAQGALANVREHSGADRAAVSLARIGDRVTLDVRDDGRGFDPGAPGPGGGRGFGLEAVRARVAGLGGEVTVESAPGEGTGLSVSIPVREDA